A section of the Diabrotica virgifera virgifera chromosome 8, PGI_DIABVI_V3a genome encodes:
- the LOC126889867 gene encoding ADP-ribosylation factor 6-like gives MGKLISTIFGNREMRILLLGLDAAGKTTILYKLKLGQSMSTLPTVGFNVETITYKNVKFHVWDVGGQEKIRLLWRHYYTGTHGVIFVVDCDDRERINEAREEFHRIINDREMREAIILILANKQDIPGAMKPHEVQEMLGLTRIRDRNWYIQPTCATTGDGLHEGLTWLVSNYKL, from the coding sequence atgggGAAattgatttcaacaatttttggCAACAGAGAGATGAGAATTTTACTTCTAGGTTTAGACGCAGCAGGAAAAACCACAATACTGTATAAATTAAAATTAGGACAATCAATGAGTACATTACCAACAGTAGGATTTAATGTAGAAACGATAACTTACAAAAACGTGAAATTTCATGTATGGGATGTTGGAGGACAAGAAAAGATCAGACTTCTTTGGCGACATTATTATACAGGAACCCACGGGGTGATATTTGTAGTCGATTGCGATGATAGAGAAAGGATCAACGAAGCTAGAGAAGAGTTTCACCGCATTATAAACGATAGGGAAATGAGAGAAGCAATCATATTAATTTTAGCTAACAAACAAGACATACCGGGAGCTATGAAACCCCATGAAGTACAAGAAATGCTTGGTCTGACACGAATTAGAGATCGGAATTGGTATATTCAACCCACGTGTGCTACTACTGGAGATGGACTTCATGAGGGGCTCACGTGGTTAGTGAGTAATTATAAACTATAG